One Kribbella sp. NBC_00662 genomic region harbors:
- a CDS encoding TetR/AcrR family transcriptional regulator encodes MTTVVPGRRTRRQSELLDRLLSLFLEQGFSRFTLDDLAAELRCSKTTLYALAPSKEQLAVEVVKHYFKNATAQVESAVARQTRHDRRIAAYLNAVADALRPASRTFLDDVATFAPARSVYERNTRIAAERVRQLIEDGINHKTFRQVDIAFAAEMIAHTMQAIQRGDIARRTGLNDAEAYRELASFVLHSLRLD; translated from the coding sequence ATGACAACAGTCGTTCCGGGGCGGCGCACCCGCCGGCAGTCCGAGCTCCTCGACCGGCTCCTGTCCCTGTTCCTCGAGCAGGGGTTCAGCCGATTCACCCTGGACGACCTGGCCGCCGAGCTGCGCTGCAGCAAGACGACCCTCTACGCGCTGGCGCCGAGCAAGGAACAGCTCGCCGTCGAGGTGGTCAAGCACTACTTCAAGAACGCCACCGCGCAGGTGGAGTCCGCGGTCGCCCGGCAGACCCGGCACGACCGACGGATCGCGGCGTACCTGAACGCGGTCGCGGACGCGCTGCGGCCGGCCAGCCGGACCTTCCTGGACGACGTGGCGACGTTCGCGCCGGCCCGGTCGGTGTACGAGCGGAACACCCGGATCGCCGCCGAGCGGGTCCGGCAGCTGATCGAGGACGGGATCAACCACAAGACGTTCCGGCAGGTCGACATCGCGTTCGCGGCCGAGATGATCGCGCACACCATGCAGGCGATCCAGCGCGGCGACATCGCCCGGCGTACCGGTCTGAACGACGCCGAGGCGTACCGCGAACTCGCCTCGTTCGTCCTGCACTCCCTGCGCCTGGACTGA
- a CDS encoding SigE family RNA polymerase sigma factor has translation MEMPDFDDWVAQRGGALLRFAYLVTRDHNRAEEAVQDALIAAYSRWTKICRVQDPEAYVRRSIVNADISRWRRFFRRETPAGDVGSSATSPDPATAQAEQDAVWALCATLPAKQRAAVVLRYYEDLPDAEIAVILECSPATVRSQIHRALASLRTTITTEEVKH, from the coding sequence ATGGAGATGCCCGACTTCGACGACTGGGTCGCCCAGCGCGGCGGCGCACTGCTGCGGTTCGCGTACCTCGTCACGCGCGACCACAACCGCGCCGAGGAAGCGGTCCAGGACGCGCTGATCGCGGCGTACTCGCGGTGGACCAAGATCTGCCGCGTCCAGGATCCCGAGGCCTACGTACGGCGCTCGATCGTCAACGCCGACATCTCTCGCTGGCGCCGCTTCTTCCGCCGGGAGACCCCGGCCGGGGACGTCGGCAGCAGCGCGACCAGTCCGGACCCAGCGACCGCACAGGCTGAGCAGGACGCGGTCTGGGCACTGTGCGCCACCTTGCCCGCGAAACAACGAGCAGCCGTCGTACTCCGGTACTACGAGGACCTCCCCGACGCGGAGATCGCCGTGATCCTGGAGTGTTCACCCGCCACCGTCCGCTCCCAGATCCACCGTGCGCTGGCAAGCCTGCGCACCACCATCACCACCGAGGAGGTCAAGCACTGA
- the dgoD gene encoding galactonate dehydratase, with amino-acid sequence MKIVGYETFLVAPRWQFLRIDTDAGISGWGEPIVEGRAEAVQGAVAACMEYLVGADPLRIEEHWQVLAKGGFYRGGAVLSSALAGIDQALWDIKGRHHGVPVHELLGGPVRERVRMYTWAHGVDNAALVDDAQAKVASGFTAVKINVSEALPPIPGAADVRRMASRVEALRTALGEGVDIALDFHGRLSTAATRQLLPLLEPLLPLFVEEPVTPEYSRDLRRITESTSIPIATGERLFSRWDFRDVLTTGIAVAQPDISHAGGVSEVRRIAAMAEAYDVNVAPHCPLGPITLAASLQIDFATPNFLIQEQSLGIEYGGGNELLDYLVDPGVFTFTDGYVERPTGPGLGIEVNEEVVREAAANPHRWRSPILRHEDGSFAEW; translated from the coding sequence GTGAAAATCGTGGGATACGAGACGTTTCTGGTGGCACCGCGGTGGCAGTTCCTGCGGATTGATACCGATGCGGGGATCAGCGGTTGGGGGGAGCCGATCGTCGAGGGGCGGGCCGAGGCGGTGCAGGGCGCAGTGGCGGCCTGTATGGAGTACCTGGTTGGGGCGGATCCGTTGCGGATCGAGGAGCACTGGCAGGTGCTGGCCAAGGGCGGGTTCTATCGCGGCGGTGCGGTGCTGTCGAGTGCGCTGGCCGGGATCGACCAGGCGTTGTGGGACATCAAGGGTCGGCATCACGGCGTACCGGTGCACGAGCTGCTCGGCGGGCCGGTGCGCGAGCGGGTGCGGATGTACACGTGGGCGCATGGCGTGGACAACGCCGCGCTGGTGGACGACGCACAGGCGAAGGTCGCGAGCGGCTTCACTGCGGTGAAGATCAACGTGTCGGAGGCGCTGCCGCCGATTCCGGGCGCGGCCGATGTGCGGCGGATGGCGTCGCGGGTGGAGGCGCTGCGGACCGCGCTCGGTGAAGGCGTCGACATCGCGCTGGACTTCCACGGTCGGCTGAGTACGGCGGCCACTCGCCAGCTGCTGCCGCTGCTCGAGCCGCTGTTGCCGTTGTTCGTCGAGGAGCCGGTGACGCCGGAGTACTCGCGCGATCTGCGCCGGATCACGGAGTCGACCAGCATCCCGATCGCGACCGGCGAGCGGCTGTTCTCCCGCTGGGACTTCCGGGATGTGCTCACGACCGGGATCGCGGTCGCGCAGCCGGACATCTCGCATGCCGGCGGCGTCTCCGAGGTACGCCGGATCGCCGCGATGGCCGAGGCGTACGACGTGAACGTCGCACCGCACTGCCCGCTCGGCCCGATCACACTCGCCGCAAGCCTGCAGATCGACTTCGCGACGCCCAACTTCCTGATCCAGGAACAGAGCCTGGGAATCGAGTACGGCGGCGGGAACGAACTGCTCGACTACCTGGTGGACCCCGGCGTCTTCACCTTCACCGACGGGTATGTAGAGCGGCCGACAGGTCCCGGTCTGGGAATCGAGGTCAACGAAGAAGTGGTCCGCGAGGCCGCTGCCAATCCGCACCGCTGGCGCTCCCCGATCCTCCGCCACGAGGACGGCTCATTCGCCGAGTGGTAA
- a CDS encoding LacI family DNA-binding transcriptional regulator, translating into MTRRLAEVAKKVGVSEATVSRVLNGKPGVSEATREAVLTALDVLGYERPTQLRGDRARLVGLVLPELQNPIFPAFAEVVGGALAQQGFTSLLCTRTVGGVSEADYVDLLLQQQVSGVVFAGGFYAQADAPHQHYELIQERKLPTVLVNAAVDHLGFPQVSSDDYVAAEMAIGHLRALGHLRIGMVLGPRDHIPSRRKLEAYLAADEADPKLVEHTMFSLEGGHAAATRLVNSGVTGIVCASDILALGAIRAVRRAGLSVPGDVSVIGYDDSAMMNCTDPPLTTVRQPIDAMGRAAVDMLVALIERAVVPADELLFEPELVVRASTARARI; encoded by the coding sequence ATGACTCGACGACTTGCAGAGGTGGCCAAGAAGGTCGGCGTCAGCGAAGCCACCGTCAGCCGCGTCCTGAACGGGAAGCCCGGAGTGTCCGAGGCGACCCGGGAGGCCGTGCTCACCGCCCTCGACGTGCTGGGGTACGAGCGGCCCACGCAGCTGCGCGGTGATCGCGCCCGGCTGGTCGGTCTGGTCCTGCCGGAGTTGCAGAACCCGATCTTCCCCGCGTTCGCCGAGGTCGTCGGTGGCGCGCTCGCGCAGCAAGGTTTCACGTCCTTGCTCTGCACCCGCACGGTCGGCGGCGTGTCCGAGGCCGACTACGTGGATCTGCTCCTCCAGCAGCAGGTGTCCGGGGTCGTGTTCGCCGGCGGTTTCTACGCGCAGGCGGATGCGCCGCACCAGCACTACGAGCTGATCCAGGAGCGCAAGCTGCCGACCGTCCTGGTCAACGCGGCGGTGGACCACCTCGGGTTCCCGCAGGTGTCGTCGGACGACTACGTCGCCGCGGAGATGGCGATCGGGCATCTGCGGGCGCTCGGTCACCTGCGGATCGGGATGGTGCTCGGCCCGCGCGACCACATCCCCTCCCGGCGGAAGCTGGAGGCCTACCTGGCCGCGGACGAGGCCGATCCGAAGCTGGTCGAGCACACGATGTTCTCGCTCGAGGGCGGGCACGCGGCCGCGACCCGGCTGGTGAACTCCGGCGTCACCGGCATCGTCTGCGCCAGCGACATCCTCGCGCTCGGTGCGATCCGCGCCGTACGGCGAGCCGGCCTGAGCGTCCCGGGCGACGTGTCGGTGATCGGGTACGACGACTCCGCGATGATGAACTGCACCGACCCGCCGCTGACCACGGTCCGCCAGCCGATCGACGCGATGGGGCGCGCCGCGGTCGACATGCTGGTCGCGCTGATCGAGCGCGCCGTCGTACCCGCCGACGAGTTGCTCTTCGAGCCGGAACTCGTCGTCCGCGCCTCCACCGCACGCGCCCGAATCTAG
- a CDS encoding NUDIX hydrolase: protein MRFRAVLLRAGSPFAQLWFRIRKPTTFGVKALVRHADGRFLVVRHSYADTRRWALPGGGYKPTRETPAEAAARELHEELGIVLPPADFAVLDTTVTTLEGKHDTLTILTAVAPADAFTLSPEIAEARWVTSLDELGAASVSRWLVKALG, encoded by the coding sequence ATGCGCTTCCGCGCAGTGCTGCTGCGGGCCGGTTCACCGTTCGCCCAGCTCTGGTTCCGGATCCGCAAACCCACCACGTTCGGCGTGAAGGCCTTGGTGCGGCACGCGGACGGCCGCTTCCTCGTCGTCCGCCACTCGTACGCCGACACCCGCCGCTGGGCGCTCCCCGGCGGCGGCTACAAGCCCACGCGCGAAACGCCGGCGGAAGCGGCCGCCCGCGAGCTCCACGAGGAACTAGGCATCGTCCTGCCACCCGCAGATTTCGCCGTGCTCGACACGACCGTCACCACGCTCGAAGGCAAACACGACACCCTCACCATCCTCACTGCAGTCGCGCCCGCCGATGCCTTCACGCTCTCACCGGAAATCGCCGAGGCCCGGTGGGTGACGAGCCTCGACGAGTTGGGTGCCGCATCGGTCTCCCGGTGGCTGGTGAAAGCGCTCGGATGA
- a CDS encoding carbohydrate ABC transporter permease, translated as MTVTEEQVRRPHTVGATDPRSPDDHGALRRAVARNLTAYGFLCAALICFALFSWYPMVREVVLSFQQNNFVDPGVWVGFDNFRTVIADPAFRSAWLNTAAFSGLALVIGYAVPFVLAVVLNELKHAKAYLRFVVYLPVMLPPAVAVLLFKWFYDPGAGLFNQALDVVHIPPLSWLDSTSTALVSLVIVSTWMNLGTGTLIYLAALQSIPGDLYESAELDGAGLFRRVWHVTIPQTKLILLVMLLLQIVATMQVFIEPYLLTGGGPENATVTVAYLMYQYAFNFGDFGGGSALGLMLMIVLLIFSTVYLRVSREEDAR; from the coding sequence ATGACGGTGACCGAGGAGCAGGTCCGTCGTCCCCACACCGTGGGGGCGACGGACCCGCGATCCCCAGACGACCACGGCGCGCTGCGACGCGCGGTGGCTCGCAACCTGACGGCGTACGGCTTCCTGTGTGCCGCGCTGATCTGTTTTGCCTTGTTTTCCTGGTATCCGATGGTGCGCGAGGTCGTGCTGAGTTTTCAGCAGAACAACTTCGTGGATCCGGGGGTCTGGGTCGGGTTCGACAACTTCCGGACGGTGATCGCGGACCCGGCGTTCCGGTCGGCGTGGCTGAACACGGCGGCGTTCAGCGGGCTCGCGTTGGTGATCGGGTACGCCGTACCGTTCGTGCTCGCCGTGGTGCTCAACGAGTTGAAGCACGCGAAGGCGTATCTGCGGTTCGTCGTCTACCTGCCGGTGATGCTCCCGCCTGCGGTCGCCGTACTGCTGTTCAAATGGTTCTACGACCCGGGCGCCGGCCTGTTCAACCAGGCGCTCGACGTCGTGCACATCCCGCCGCTGAGCTGGCTGGATTCGACGAGTACGGCGCTCGTCAGCCTGGTGATCGTGTCGACCTGGATGAACCTCGGCACCGGCACGCTGATCTACCTGGCCGCGCTGCAGAGCATCCCCGGTGACCTCTACGAGTCCGCGGAGCTCGACGGCGCCGGCCTGTTCCGCCGCGTCTGGCACGTGACGATCCCGCAGACCAAGCTGATCCTGCTGGTGATGCTGCTGCTGCAGATCGTCGCGACGATGCAGGTCTTCATCGAGCCGTACCTGCTGACCGGCGGCGGCCCGGAGAACGCGACCGTGACGGTCGCCTACCTGATGTACCAGTACGCGTTCAACTTCGGCGACTTCGGCGGTGGATCCGCGCTCGGTCTGATGCTGATGATCGTGCTGCTGATCTTCTCCACGGTCTACCTGCGTGTGTCGCGCGAGGAGGACGCCCGATGA
- a CDS encoding 3-hydroxyacyl-CoA dehydrogenase — MKFSPSDVALVTGGGSGLGEATVRRLAADGLGVVIVDLPSSAGKAVADELGDRVVFAPTDVTDEAGVTAALDAAAELGDLRVVVNCAGIATPGRVVGRKGPLPLATFRQVIEVNLIGTFNVLRLAAERMIALEPGADGDRGVVVMTASIAAYDGQIGQAAYASSKGGIVALTLTAARDLADKGIRVVTIAPGTMETPMLAGLPEETRTVLEQQVPHPSRLGKPSEYAALVRHILDNQLLNGEVIRLDGALRMPPR; from the coding sequence ATGAAGTTCAGCCCGTCCGACGTCGCGCTGGTCACCGGTGGTGGTTCCGGGCTCGGGGAGGCGACGGTACGACGGCTTGCCGCCGACGGACTGGGCGTCGTGATCGTCGACCTGCCGTCGTCCGCGGGCAAGGCGGTCGCCGACGAGCTGGGCGACCGGGTGGTGTTCGCGCCGACCGATGTCACCGACGAGGCCGGCGTCACGGCGGCGCTGGACGCGGCGGCTGAGCTGGGTGATCTGCGGGTGGTCGTGAACTGCGCCGGCATCGCGACGCCGGGGCGGGTCGTCGGCCGGAAGGGTCCGTTGCCGCTGGCAACGTTCCGGCAGGTGATCGAGGTGAATCTGATCGGCACGTTCAACGTGCTCCGGCTGGCGGCCGAGCGGATGATCGCGCTGGAGCCGGGTGCGGACGGCGACCGCGGCGTCGTGGTGATGACGGCGTCGATCGCGGCGTACGACGGTCAGATCGGGCAGGCGGCGTACGCGTCGAGCAAGGGCGGGATCGTCGCGCTGACGCTGACCGCGGCGAGAGACCTTGCGGACAAGGGGATCCGGGTCGTCACGATCGCGCCCGGGACCATGGAGACGCCGATGCTCGCCGGCCTTCCCGAGGAGACGCGGACGGTGCTCGAGCAGCAGGTCCCGCACCCGTCACGTCTCGGCAAGCCCTCGGAGTACGCCGCTCTGGTCCGTCACATCCTCGACAACCAACTCCTGAACGGCGAGGTCATACGCCTCGACGGAGCACTCCGGATGCCGCCACGTTGA
- a CDS encoding acyl-CoA dehydrogenase family protein, whose amino-acid sequence MAVDRLLPTDESVDLLALVRDLCEHELAPYAARAEESETFPRDAFRTLGKAGLLGLPYPEQYGGAEQPYEVYLQMLEEVASAWMSVGVGVSVHTMTSYAVATLGTEEQKARLLPDMVGGELLGAYALSEPQAGSDISSLTTRAVRDGDTYVLNGTKAWISHGSHADFYTTFARTSDDPKRGISAFHVPGSAEGLSFGAPERKMGLTGSTTTLVNYDNVRIPAGNLIGAEGDGMRIALSALDSGRLGIAACAVGLAQAALDVATSYAKERQQFGHAIADFQGMQFLLADMAAAVESGRATYLHAARRRDLGRTFTREAAIAKLVCTDAAMKVTTDAVQVLGGYGYTREFPAERYMREAKVTQIFEGTNQIQRLVISREVLRSV is encoded by the coding sequence ATGGCTGTCGATCGACTCCTGCCGACTGACGAATCCGTTGACCTGCTCGCCCTGGTCCGGGACCTGTGCGAGCACGAGCTCGCGCCGTACGCCGCCCGCGCGGAGGAGAGCGAGACCTTCCCGCGGGACGCGTTCCGCACCCTCGGTAAGGCCGGCCTGCTCGGTCTGCCCTATCCGGAGCAGTACGGCGGCGCCGAGCAGCCGTACGAGGTGTACCTGCAGATGCTCGAGGAGGTCGCGTCCGCCTGGATGTCGGTCGGCGTCGGCGTCTCCGTGCACACGATGACGAGCTACGCCGTCGCGACGTTGGGCACCGAGGAGCAGAAGGCCCGGCTGCTGCCGGACATGGTCGGCGGTGAGTTGCTCGGTGCCTACGCGCTGTCCGAGCCGCAGGCGGGCTCCGACATCAGCTCGCTGACGACCCGCGCTGTCCGCGACGGCGACACCTATGTCCTGAACGGGACGAAGGCGTGGATCAGCCACGGCTCGCACGCCGACTTCTACACGACGTTCGCCCGGACCTCGGACGACCCGAAACGCGGCATCTCCGCGTTCCACGTGCCGGGCTCGGCCGAAGGGCTGAGCTTCGGGGCGCCGGAGCGGAAGATGGGCCTGACCGGGTCGACCACGACGCTGGTCAACTACGACAACGTCCGGATCCCGGCCGGCAACCTGATCGGCGCGGAGGGTGACGGCATGCGGATCGCGTTGTCCGCGCTCGACTCCGGCCGGCTCGGGATCGCCGCGTGTGCGGTCGGTCTGGCGCAAGCGGCGCTCGACGTCGCCACGTCGTACGCGAAGGAGCGGCAGCAGTTCGGGCACGCGATCGCGGACTTCCAGGGGATGCAGTTCCTGCTCGCCGACATGGCGGCCGCGGTCGAGTCCGGGCGGGCGACGTACCTGCATGCCGCGCGCCGGCGTGATCTCGGGCGGACGTTCACCCGCGAGGCGGCGATCGCCAAGCTGGTCTGCACGGACGCGGCGATGAAGGTCACCACCGACGCGGTGCAGGTGCTCGGTGGGTACGGTTACACCCGGGAGTTCCCGGCCGAGCGGTACATGCGCGAGGCCAAGGTGACCCAGATCTTCGAGGGCACCAACCAGATCCAGCGGCTCGTCATCAGCCGCGAAGTCCTCAGGAGTGTGTAG
- a CDS encoding DUF4032 domain-containing protein produces MPDRLGAVPRFVATRPDTGLLSLPWDVPLEDWPEDQLVALPRGISRHVVRFVRVNGTVYAIKEVLEHLAMHEYRLLRDLERLEAPSVEPVGVITDRVDRDGEPIDSILITRHLQFSLPYRALFSSTLRPDTVNRLIDALVALIVRLHLLGFFWGDCSLSNTLFRRDAGAFAAYLVDAETGELHQDISDGQRAHDLYTAEINLFGELLDLQEGGLLDESIDPQETVESIQKRYEALWAELTAPEEFATDEMHRLDSRIRRLNELGFDVAEIDIITDWDGSQVRIQPKVVDAGHHSRRLLRLTGLDVEENQARRLLNDLDAFAAATDQQNEDEEIVAHQWLTEVFEPVVRSVPRNLRRKLEPAEVFHEVLEHRWFLSEQAGHEVDTMEAARSYVNDVLAAKPDEKLALPTPSLPEPD; encoded by the coding sequence ATTCCTGACAGACTGGGAGCCGTGCCCCGATTCGTCGCCACCCGCCCGGACACCGGCCTGCTGTCGCTCCCCTGGGACGTCCCGCTGGAGGACTGGCCGGAGGATCAGCTGGTCGCGCTGCCGCGCGGTATCTCGCGGCACGTCGTCCGCTTCGTCCGGGTCAACGGCACGGTGTACGCGATCAAGGAGGTCCTCGAGCACCTGGCCATGCACGAGTACCGGCTGCTCCGCGACCTCGAACGCCTGGAAGCCCCGTCCGTCGAGCCCGTCGGCGTGATCACCGACCGGGTCGACCGCGACGGCGAGCCGATCGACTCGATCCTGATCACCCGGCACCTGCAGTTCTCGCTGCCGTACCGCGCATTGTTTTCCAGCACGCTCCGGCCGGACACGGTCAACCGGCTGATCGACGCACTGGTCGCGCTGATCGTCCGGCTGCACCTGCTGGGGTTCTTCTGGGGCGACTGCTCGCTGTCCAACACCCTGTTCCGGCGGGACGCGGGCGCGTTCGCGGCGTACCTGGTGGATGCCGAGACCGGCGAGCTGCACCAGGACATCTCGGACGGGCAGCGGGCGCACGACCTGTACACCGCTGAGATCAACCTGTTCGGCGAACTGCTCGACCTGCAGGAGGGCGGTCTGCTCGACGAGTCGATCGACCCGCAGGAGACCGTCGAGTCGATCCAGAAGCGGTACGAGGCGCTGTGGGCCGAGCTGACCGCGCCGGAGGAGTTCGCCACCGACGAGATGCACCGGCTCGACTCGCGGATCCGGCGCTTGAACGAGCTCGGCTTCGACGTCGCCGAGATCGACATCATCACCGACTGGGACGGCAGCCAGGTCCGGATCCAGCCGAAGGTCGTGGACGCCGGCCACCACTCCCGCCGGCTGCTCCGTCTCACCGGTCTGGACGTCGAGGAGAACCAGGCCCGCCGGCTGCTCAACGACCTGGACGCGTTCGCCGCTGCCACCGACCAGCAGAACGAGGACGAGGAGATCGTCGCCCACCAGTGGCTGACCGAGGTCTTCGAGCCCGTCGTCCGCTCGGTCCCCCGCAACCTGAGGCGCAAGCTCGAACCCGCCGAGGTCTTCCACGAGGTCCTCGAACACCGCTGGTTCCTGTCCGAACAGGCCGGCCACGAGGTCGACACGATGGAAGCGGCCCGCTCCTACGTGAACGACGTACTGGCCGCCAAGCCGGACGAGAAGCTGGCGCTGCCGACGCCGTCTCTCCCAGAGCCCGACTGA
- a CDS encoding ABC transporter substrate-binding protein: protein MTTTRRGLSLLLVAGLGLVAASCGSGDANKPAADADGPVTITVGCEPPKSNPKERQAWEADVATFQKAHPNITVQGKDAFPCINPDTFQAKLAGGTQEDLFYVYYTDVRKIIEKKQAADISQYVGSVNAVKDLRPDVMGVFKDGDKTYGLPRNNYNMGLVYNRKLFTQAGLDPANPPKTWSEVREAAKKIAALGPGYVGYGEYSAGNTGGWHFAAELYARGGSMVSDDGKTAAFNSDEGKAVLENLKQMRWDDNSMGTKQLLQWEDLMRMMGGGKLGMMVGAPDVVQSVNNDFKGKFEDYGVTAVPESDGKSSLSGGDGYMFNPKASPEKIKAGLLWLEFHELTPGKGQFDYARSKEQGRPVGLPIPDLYGTSAPGNEITALRKQYATVPVDNFAPYVAAQGNITNKLEPPKAQELYAVLDVAMSAVLTRNDADINKLLGDAESKANKILAKNT from the coding sequence ATGACGACAACGCGCCGCGGGCTCAGCCTGCTGCTGGTTGCGGGACTCGGGCTGGTGGCCGCGTCCTGCGGGTCGGGGGACGCGAACAAACCGGCCGCGGATGCCGACGGACCGGTCACGATCACGGTCGGCTGCGAGCCGCCGAAGAGCAATCCGAAGGAGCGTCAGGCCTGGGAGGCGGATGTCGCCACGTTCCAGAAGGCGCATCCGAACATCACCGTCCAGGGCAAGGACGCGTTCCCCTGTATCAACCCCGACACTTTCCAGGCGAAGCTGGCCGGCGGGACGCAGGAGGATCTCTTCTACGTCTACTACACCGACGTCCGGAAGATCATCGAGAAGAAGCAGGCCGCCGACATCAGCCAGTACGTCGGCAGCGTCAACGCGGTCAAGGATCTGCGCCCGGACGTGATGGGCGTGTTCAAGGACGGCGACAAGACGTACGGCCTGCCGCGGAACAACTACAACATGGGTCTGGTCTACAACCGGAAGCTGTTCACGCAGGCCGGTCTCGATCCGGCCAACCCGCCGAAGACCTGGTCCGAGGTCCGGGAGGCGGCGAAGAAGATCGCGGCGCTCGGCCCGGGGTACGTCGGGTACGGCGAGTACTCCGCCGGCAACACCGGTGGATGGCACTTCGCCGCCGAGCTGTACGCGCGCGGCGGGTCGATGGTGAGCGACGACGGGAAGACCGCGGCGTTCAACAGCGACGAGGGCAAGGCGGTGCTGGAGAACCTGAAGCAGATGCGTTGGGACGACAACTCCATGGGCACGAAGCAGTTGCTCCAGTGGGAGGACCTGATGCGGATGATGGGCGGCGGCAAGCTCGGCATGATGGTCGGTGCGCCGGATGTCGTCCAGTCGGTCAACAACGACTTCAAGGGCAAGTTCGAGGACTACGGCGTCACCGCCGTACCGGAGTCGGACGGGAAGTCGTCGCTGAGCGGTGGCGACGGGTACATGTTCAACCCGAAGGCCTCGCCGGAGAAGATCAAGGCGGGTCTGCTGTGGCTCGAGTTCCACGAGCTCACGCCGGGCAAGGGGCAGTTCGACTACGCACGCTCGAAGGAGCAGGGCCGCCCGGTCGGTCTGCCGATCCCGGATCTGTACGGAACGAGTGCCCCCGGCAATGAGATCACCGCGCTGCGGAAGCAGTACGCGACGGTCCCGGTCGACAACTTCGCGCCGTACGTCGCTGCCCAGGGCAACATCACCAACAAGCTCGAACCGCCGAAGGCGCAGGAGCTGTACGCCGTCCTCGACGTGGCGATGTCCGCCGTCCTGACCCGCAACGACGCCGACATCAACAAGCTGCTCGGTGACGCGGAGAGCAAGGCGAACAAGATCCTGGCAAAGAACACGTAA
- a CDS encoding S1 family peptidase, whose protein sequence is MKTLRRTAAVMAAAALALAAAVPAKADPVKPPRLSARAITETLNNQINTPGTAWMTKPDGTVVVSYDSTVTGTKLTKLTGLTKQLASNITLEKLPGKLQKYISGGMATFGGEYKCSVGFNVQRRGKYYFLTAGHCGVAAARWYQDQNHAVYTGAVVNASYPWNDYSLVVYRTDIKMKPPGGSVYLYNGHSQDITTAMNPGLNQLVYRSGATSGLHSGRVTGLNATVNYGDGRVAGLIRTSVCAEPGDSGGPLFYRQWAFGLTSGGSGDCKTGGVTYFQPVVEALNVYGVSIY, encoded by the coding sequence ATGAAAACCCTGCGACGAACAGCGGCCGTCATGGCGGCTGCCGCGCTCGCCCTGGCCGCCGCCGTACCGGCCAAGGCGGACCCGGTGAAGCCGCCCCGACTTTCCGCCCGAGCGATCACCGAGACGCTGAACAACCAGATCAACACCCCCGGTACGGCGTGGATGACCAAGCCGGACGGCACGGTCGTGGTGTCGTACGACTCCACCGTCACCGGCACCAAACTGACCAAGCTGACCGGTCTGACCAAGCAACTGGCGTCGAACATCACGCTGGAGAAGCTGCCCGGCAAGCTGCAGAAGTACATCAGCGGCGGCATGGCGACGTTCGGCGGCGAGTACAAGTGCTCGGTCGGCTTCAACGTGCAGCGGCGCGGTAAGTACTACTTCCTCACTGCCGGTCACTGCGGCGTCGCGGCGGCCCGCTGGTACCAGGACCAGAACCACGCGGTCTACACCGGCGCGGTGGTCAACGCCAGCTACCCGTGGAACGACTACTCGCTGGTCGTCTACCGCACCGACATCAAGATGAAGCCCCCGGGCGGCAGCGTGTACCTGTACAACGGGCACTCGCAGGACATCACCACCGCGATGAACCCGGGCCTCAACCAGCTGGTGTACCGCTCCGGCGCGACCAGCGGCCTGCACAGCGGCCGGGTGACCGGACTGAACGCGACCGTGAACTACGGCGACGGACGCGTGGCCGGCCTGATCCGCACCAGCGTGTGCGCCGAGCCGGGTGACTCCGGCGGTCCGCTGTTCTACCGCCAGTGGGCGTTCGGTCTGACCTCCGGCGGCTCCGGCGACTGCAAGACCGGTGGGGTGACCTACTTCCAGCCGGTGGTGGAGGCCCTCAACGTCTACGGCGTCTCGATCTACTGA